Within Harpia harpyja isolate bHarHar1 chromosome 4, bHarHar1 primary haplotype, whole genome shotgun sequence, the genomic segment AGCAAGGAGGGAATTGGGGTGCCATGAGGGTGGGCATATAGGTTTCGGTGCAAGGCGGGCAGCGGGGTGCCACCAGGGTGGGCAGTGGGTGCCGGCGGGTGGCTGGGGTCCCTCCTTGCCATGGTGTCTCCTTGACGGTGCCACCTTCGTGCTGGCGGTGGGCAGCCCCCCGCCGCGCTGGGAGGAGGGGGCCGGGCTGCAGCGCAAGCGGGCAGTGCTGGCCGTGCTGCTGCATTTCCTTGAGACCTATaaggggctgctgcaggaggaggagagtgCCGGGAAGGTGATCAAGGTGGGTGTCGTCGTCCCCGTGACCCCTCAgccccccgcagctccccgcgCTGAGCCCCTCTTGCCCCCCCCAGGAGCTCTACCTGCTCATCATGAAGGACACATCCCTCTACCAAGACCTGGAGGACGAGATCCTCAAGCTGCACCAGCTCGTGGAGACTGTGGAGCTCAAgtgagcagggaggcagggggtccccggggagggcagggggtcTTGGGGGGCCAGGAGGTCCCTGTGGGTCAGGGGGTTCCTGGGATGGACAAGGAGTTGTGGTCCTTGGGGATgcccagcagctgggggggggggtcattaGGTCATTAGCAATCCTTGGGTAATGAGCAAggacctgggggggggtgtctggccCCTGCTCTGGCAGAGCACCCGAACAGGGCTCGTGGTGtggcacccaagggtgctggcTGTGCCGGGGCCCCTGCCTGACCCCGCGCCGGTACCGCAGGGTGGCCGACGAGACGCCCCCCCCGAACAAGCAGGTGAAGCCGCTGTTCAGGCATTTCCGCCGCATCGACTCGTGCCTGCAGACGCGGGTGGCTTTCCGGGGCTCTGATGAGAGTGAGTGACTGCGGCCGGGTGCCAGGATGGGTGCCGGGTGCTGGGATGGGTGCCGGATGCCGGGGTCCCTTCCCTGGCCCGCCGTCGGCCGCCAGGGGCCGtgcctgctctgtgcctcagtttccccagtcaGGGCTCCGGAGCGCCCCGGGGAGGTGCGCGGGGTCCGGCGTGGCCCTGAtgccccccccctctccccagtcTTCTGCCGCGTGTACATGCCCGACCACTCGTACGTCACCATCCGCAGCCGCCTCTCGGCCTCGGTGCAGGACATCCTGACCTCCGTCACCGAGAAGCTGCAGTACTCGGAGGAGCAGAGCGCCCGCGAGGACGCCCTCATCCTCGTCACCATGGCCTCGTCCGGAGGTGCCCGCTGGgccaaggggggggggtgtttgcaggcaggggtgggggtCCGGCCGGTGCTGACCCCCTGCCCACACTCTGCCTGCAGAGAAagcagtgctgcagcccagcGAGGAGTGTGTCTTCACCACCCTGGGCATCAACAGCCACCTCTTCGCCTGCACCAGGGACACTTTCGACTCCCTGGTGAGCACCGCGCCGtgccggggacccccccagcctgCCCAACCCCCAGGGCTGCGGTGACCCTCTGGGCAGAAGAGGGGGGACCCTCCTGCGGGACCCCCGTGCTCCAGCACGCTCCGAGCGTccctgtccccacgtcccctgGCAGGTGCCGCTGCCCGAGGAGATCCAGGTGGTCCCGGGGGACACGGAGATCCACCGCGCCGAGCCGGAGGAGATCGCCAACCACCTCACCGCCTTCCACTGGGAGCTCTTCCGCTGCATCCACGAGGTGGGGGGTTGGCTGGGGGGCTAGTGGGGGGGCTACGCCGTGGCAGGGGGTCCCTGACGATGTGCGTGTCatgtcctgccccccccctccggcAGCTGGAGTTCGTGGACTACGTGTTCCAcggggagcggggccggaggGAGACGGCCaacctggagctgctgctgcagcggtGCAGCGAGGTGCAGCACTGGGTGGGcaccgagctgctgctctgcgaGTCGCTGGGCAAGCGCGCCCACCTCCTCAAGAAGCTCATCAAGATCGCCGCCATGTGAGCGTGGGGCCGGGgccaggggcggggggggtgcgtgggggggtcccctgcctgctcctcaccctctctccctccccagatGCAAGCAGAACCAGGACATGCTCTCCTTCTACGCCGTCGTCATCGGGCTCAACAACGCTGCCATCAGCCGCCTGCGCCTCACCTGGGAGGTAAGGGGCCGTGGGGTGCCCTGGACACCCCCAGGTGCTCCCAGacaccccccgcccgccccgggtgCTCATGTCTGTCCCCACCCCGGCTTATCTTGCAGAAGCTCCCAGGGAAATTCAAGAACCTGTTTCGGAAGTTTGAGAACCTGACGGTGAGAggtgcctgggcaccctgtgGGTGTTGGGGGAGCCctggccccccccctcccggggtATTTGGGGAGCTGGTGGGCAGGAGGTGTCCTTGCACCGTCCCGGGATGTCCTTGCCCCTGCCCAGGCCACCAGTGATGGCCGCAGCCCTGTGCCCATGGCAGTAAGCGTGGGCAGGGGGGTCCAAGGCaggctgggcagggtgctggcaccCATGCGGAGCTGCGCCCCCCAGCCCTgacctccctcccccccccaggacccctgcAGGAACCACAAGACCTACCGGGAGGTGCTGGCCAAGATGAAACCCCCTCTCATTCCCTTCGTGCCGCTCATCCTCAAAGGTGAGGGGGGCACGGGGGCTGCCCACACCCCATGTGGGCTGGGGTCTTGCTGCTGCCCCATGgggccccccctcaccccctcGCTCACCCCCCAGATCTGACCTTCCTGCACGAAGGCAGCAAGACCCTCCTGGATGGGCTGGTCAACGTGGAGAAGCTGGTGGGTGCCCcttgctgggggggtgggggggggggaatgtggcCAAGAGACCCCCAGGGTGAggccagggaagggggggagccCACCGAGGGGCTGGGGCCCTCCTCCTGACCCTGCAGTGGAgtggggggccctggggggtgCAGGGGCCCTGGGGTGCAAAATAGGATccggggaggtggtggtggtggggtgtccCTGGTGGTGGGTATGCCCCAGGGTGTGCAGCAGGGTCCCAGAGGGGGGGGGACAGTCCCCAAGGTCCTGGGGGGCAAGTGGTCCCTGGGGAGCTGGACAGGgtcctgtggggctggggactGACGGGGCTGTGTGCGGTCTGCCCCAGCACTGCATCGCTGAGAAAGTGAGGACCATTCGGAAGTACCGGAGCCGCCCGCTCTGTGAGTAtggcggggggggagccgggaCCCCCACAGCCCTGGCTGGGCAGGGGCGAGGGGCCAGCGCTGCGGGAGGGGGTTGACCCCGCAGGGTGGGGGGACGTGCATGGCCCCTCATCCCTCCATCCCCgcatccctccatccccgcaTCTCCATTCCCTCATCTCCATCCTCCCATCCCTCCACCCCCGCAtcctcccatccctccatccccgcGTCTCCATGCCCTCATCTCCATCACTGCATCCTCACATCCCTCCATCCCCGCATCTCCATCCCCTCATCTCCATCCCCTCATCTCCATCCCCTCATCTCCATCCCCGCATCTCCATCCCCGCAtcctcccatccctccatccccgcatcctcccatccctccatccccgcaTCTCCATCCCCTCATCTCCATCCCCTCATCTCCATCCCCTCATCTCCATCCCCGCATCTCCATCCCCGCAtcctcccatccctccatccccgcaTCCTCCCATCCCTGCAtcctcccatccctccatccccgcaTCTCCATCCCCGCAtcctcccatccctccatccccgcatctccatccctgcatc encodes:
- the RAPGEFL1 gene encoding rap guanine nucleotide exchange factor-like 1, yielding MKPLEKLLKKPGSHLPARPSAAPGPAPGQGSGPGARRQSLSRPPASPEEPAGPAGPQPGGEGRWLELRPPEAPLRSPEEPSPGGDRDRDRDRDREPPSPEPPPAARCCCCGCGCVPAAPAPPERLLAALLERLPAGGAHGRGCGAESLLDDIVLTHSLFLPTERFLQQLHQHFVLAVGSPPPRWEEGAGLQRKRAVLAVLLHFLETYKGLLQEEESAGKVIKELYLLIMKDTSLYQDLEDEILKLHQLVETVELKVADETPPPNKQVKPLFRHFRRIDSCLQTRVAFRGSDEIFCRVYMPDHSYVTIRSRLSASVQDILTSVTEKLQYSEEQSAREDALILVTMASSGEKAVLQPSEECVFTTLGINSHLFACTRDTFDSLVPLPEEIQVVPGDTEIHRAEPEEIANHLTAFHWELFRCIHELEFVDYVFHGERGRRETANLELLLQRCSEVQHWVGTELLLCESLGKRAHLLKKLIKIAAICKQNQDMLSFYAVVIGLNNAAISRLRLTWEKLPGKFKNLFRKFENLTDPCRNHKTYREVLAKMKPPLIPFVPLILKDLTFLHEGSKTLLDGLVNVEKLHCIAEKVRTIRKYRSRPLCLELEASPSQLQTKAYVRQLRVIDNQNLLFELSYKLEPGSQ